A stretch of Methylogaea oryzae DNA encodes these proteins:
- the cobD gene encoding threonine-phosphate decarboxylase CobD, whose amino-acid sequence MLEHGGGLLRAARETGIAPQQWLDLSTGINPNGWPVPAFPPDVWRRLPESGDGLMAAAAAYYGTEHLLAVSGSQAAIQLLPALRPAGRVGLVTPTYAEHGAAWRRAGHRLLELAPEAIDAAVDGLDVLLLVHPNNPTGQRYPLEQLRAWRERLARRGGWLVVDEAFMDATPLFSLAADCGDPGLVVLRSVGKFFGLAGIRLGFVAAWPALLQSMDECLGPWAVNGPARWAGALALADRDWQSPMRDELAAASRRLAALLTAAGLPPAGGTALFQWAPAPDAERRHAALKRQAVLARLFQEPSALRFGLPATEGEWARLERALATRP is encoded by the coding sequence TTGCTTGAACACGGCGGCGGCCTGCTGCGGGCCGCGCGGGAAACCGGCATCGCGCCGCAGCAATGGCTGGATTTGTCCACCGGCATCAATCCCAACGGCTGGCCGGTGCCGGCGTTCCCCCCGGACGTATGGCGGCGCTTGCCGGAAAGCGGCGACGGCCTGATGGCCGCGGCGGCGGCTTATTACGGCACGGAGCACCTGCTGGCCGTGTCCGGCTCCCAGGCGGCCATCCAATTGCTGCCGGCCCTGCGGCCGGCCGGCCGGGTGGGGCTGGTGACGCCGACCTACGCCGAGCACGGCGCCGCTTGGCGGCGCGCCGGCCATCGGCTGCTGGAACTGGCGCCCGAGGCCATCGACGCCGCCGTCGACGGCCTGGACGTTTTGCTGCTGGTGCACCCCAACAATCCCACCGGCCAGCGTTATCCGCTGGAGCAACTGCGCGCCTGGCGCGAACGTCTGGCTCGGCGCGGCGGCTGGCTGGTGGTGGACGAGGCTTTCATGGACGCGACGCCGCTGTTTAGCCTGGCGGCCGATTGCGGCGACCCGGGCTTGGTGGTGTTGCGCTCGGTGGGTAAGTTTTTCGGCCTGGCCGGCATCCGTCTGGGGTTTGTCGCCGCTTGGCCGGCGTTGTTGCAGTCCATGGACGAATGCCTGGGGCCGTGGGCGGTGAACGGGCCGGCCCGCTGGGCCGGGGCTTTGGCCTTGGCCGACCGGGATTGGCAGTCCCCCATGCGGGACGAACTGGCCGCCGCCAGCCGCCGCTTGGCGGCATTGTTGACCGCGGCCGGCTTGCCGCCTGCCGGCGGCACGGCCTTGTTCCAATGGGCGCCTGCGCCCGATGCCGAGCGCCGGCACGCGGCCTTGAAACGGCAAGCCGTGCTGGCGCGGTTGTTTCAAGAGCCGTCGGCTTTGCGTTTCGGTTTGCCGGCAACGGAAGGCGAGTGGGCGCGGCTGGAGCGGGCGCTGGCGACGCGGCCGTAA